One Gallus gallus isolate bGalGal1 chromosome 11, bGalGal1.mat.broiler.GRCg7b, whole genome shotgun sequence DNA window includes the following coding sequences:
- the CDK10 gene encoding cyclin-dependent kinase 10 isoform X3, with protein sequence MDNEKEVWFSLPPGMPVSSLREITLLLELQHPNIVELKEVVVGNHLESIFLVMGYCEQDLASLLENMQTPFSEAQVKCIILQVLKGLQYLHERYIIHRDLKVSNLLMTDKGCVKIADFGLARTYGMPPQPMTPKVVTLWYRAPELLLGVTTQTTSIDMWAVGCILAELLAHKPLLPGTSEIHQIDLIVQLLGTPNENIWPGFSKLPLVSQYTLRKQPYNNLKHKFPWLSEAGLRLLNFLFMYDPKKRATAKDSLDSSYFKEKPLPCEPELMPTFPHHRNKRAASTSTGTETQAKRAKP encoded by the exons CAATGAGAAGGAAG TGTGGTTCTCACTGCCCCCAGGAATGCCCGTCAGCAGCCTGCGGGAGATCACCCTGCTCCTGGAGCTCCAGCATCCCAACATCGTGGAGCTGAAGGAGGTGGTTGTGGGGAACCATCTGGAGAG TATTTTCCTGGTGATGGGCTACTGTGAGCAGGACCTTGCCAGCCTTCTCGAGAATATGCAGACACCTTTTTCAGAGGCTCAG GTGAAATGCATCATCCTGCAAGTCCTCAAGGGTCTGCAGTACCTTCATGAGAGGTACATCATCCACAG GGATCTGAAGGTGTCCAACCTGCTCATGACTGACAAAGGCTGCGTGAAGATAG cgGATTTTGGTCTGGCACGTACATATGGGATGCCACCACAACCCATGACCCCCAAAGTCGTCACACTGTG GTACCGAGCACCCGAGCTGCTGCTAGGAGTGACAACACAGACCACCAGCATTGACATGTG ggctgtgggctgcatccttgctgagctgctggctcaCAAGCCGCTGCTGCCAGGCACCTCTGAGATCCACCAAATAGACCTCATTGTGCAGCTCCTGGGGACGCCTAACGAAAACATCTGGCCG GGTTTCTCCAAGTTGCCCCTGGTGAGTCAGTACACCCTGCGGAAACAGCCTTACAACAACCTCAAGCACAAGTTCCCCTGGCTCTCAGAGGCCGGGCTGCGTCTGCTCAACTTCCTCTTCATGTATGATCCCAAGAAGCG GGCGACGGCAAAAGACAGCCTGGATAGTTCGTACTTCAAGGAGAAGCCCCTGC CCTGCGAGCCAGAGCTCATGCCCACCTTCCCCCACCATCGCAACAAGCGTGCAGCCAGCACCAGCACGGGGACCGAGACCCAGGCAAAGCGTGCCAAGCCCTGA
- the CDK10 gene encoding cyclin-dependent kinase 10 isoform X4, with the protein MDNEKEGMPVSSLREITLLLELQHPNIVELKEVVVGNHLESIFLVMGYCEQDLASLLENMQTPFSEAQVKCIILQVLKGLQYLHERYIIHRDLKVSNLLMTDKGCVKIADFGLARTYGMPPQPMTPKVVTLWYRAPELLLGVTTQTTSIDMWAVGCILAELLAHKPLLPGTSEIHQIDLIVQLLGTPNENIWPGFSKLPLVSQYTLRKQPYNNLKHKFPWLSEAGLRLLNFLFMYDPKKRATAKDSLDSSYFKEKPLPCEPELMPTFPHHRNKRAASTSTGTETQAKRAKP; encoded by the exons CAATGAGAAGGAAG GAATGCCCGTCAGCAGCCTGCGGGAGATCACCCTGCTCCTGGAGCTCCAGCATCCCAACATCGTGGAGCTGAAGGAGGTGGTTGTGGGGAACCATCTGGAGAG TATTTTCCTGGTGATGGGCTACTGTGAGCAGGACCTTGCCAGCCTTCTCGAGAATATGCAGACACCTTTTTCAGAGGCTCAG GTGAAATGCATCATCCTGCAAGTCCTCAAGGGTCTGCAGTACCTTCATGAGAGGTACATCATCCACAG GGATCTGAAGGTGTCCAACCTGCTCATGACTGACAAAGGCTGCGTGAAGATAG cgGATTTTGGTCTGGCACGTACATATGGGATGCCACCACAACCCATGACCCCCAAAGTCGTCACACTGTG GTACCGAGCACCCGAGCTGCTGCTAGGAGTGACAACACAGACCACCAGCATTGACATGTG ggctgtgggctgcatccttgctgagctgctggctcaCAAGCCGCTGCTGCCAGGCACCTCTGAGATCCACCAAATAGACCTCATTGTGCAGCTCCTGGGGACGCCTAACGAAAACATCTGGCCG GGTTTCTCCAAGTTGCCCCTGGTGAGTCAGTACACCCTGCGGAAACAGCCTTACAACAACCTCAAGCACAAGTTCCCCTGGCTCTCAGAGGCCGGGCTGCGTCTGCTCAACTTCCTCTTCATGTATGATCCCAAGAAGCG GGCGACGGCAAAAGACAGCCTGGATAGTTCGTACTTCAAGGAGAAGCCCCTGC CCTGCGAGCCAGAGCTCATGCCCACCTTCCCCCACCATCGCAACAAGCGTGCAGCCAGCACCAGCACGGGGACCGAGACCCAGGCAAAGCGTGCCAAGCCCTGA
- the SPATA2L gene encoding spermatogenesis-associated protein 2-like protein: MCAGPALRQEYRRGLERGRARPGPDPSFGERLRQRLRNEPGLLPALQDDAGALLARGLRGRREPGASLRCLSAAFELLERTALNLYLFPWRKEFRTIQTFSGAYVHVLRAALPEAELLRSLGRLGYARLDERRLAVSRPPPGTELAAAACGFLACRLECDILAELLLRLQPRLPRAEELLDARRVAGDVEACVEMLREAAPGCEDGRDLYGDVPDSPEDLYFERPDSPEDGGEREPSPAVLSSRPQRDPAGLQGVQDAAGRNWDTYERSDLAQEPLPSPGIPKPDSSSSRFFLQQEQREVGGSPPLLCPARLPPGEPPPSSRAGALPPAAPQQLPELPSYQLHSCLRQGTLPAYCCTTCQQLHAGTCVAGLACRSRHRGQELRCERQQRLWLQRTEVDMLLADGTGTRP, encoded by the exons ATGTGCGCGGGCCCGGCGCTGCGGCAGGAGTACCGGCGGGGCCTGGAGCGGGGCCGCGCCCGTCCCGGTCCCGACCCGTCCTTCGGGGAGCGGCTGCGGCAGCGGCTGCGGAACGAGCCGGGGCTGCTGCCGGCCCTGCAGGACGACGCCGGCGCTCTCCTggcccgggggctgcggggccgccgCGAGCCGGGCGCGTCGCTGCGGTGTCTGTCCGCCGCCTTCGAGCTGCTGGAGCGGACGGCCCTCAACCTCTACCTCTTCCCCTGGCGCAAGGAGTTCCGCACCATACAG ACCTTCTCGGGAGCCTACGTACACGTGCTGCGGGCGGCGCTGCCCGAAGCCGAGCTGCTGCGGAGCTTGGGCCGGCTGGGCTACGCGCGGCTGGATGAGCGCCGCCTCGCAGTCTCCCGGCCGCCGCCGGGCACCGAGCTGGCCGCTGCCGCGTGCGGCTTCCTCGCCTGCCGGCTGGAGTGCGACATCCTGGCCGAGCTGCTGCTGCGGCTGCAGCCGCGCCTGCCGCGCGCCGAGGAGCTGCTGGACGCGCGCCGCGTCGCCGGGGACGTGGAGGCCTGCGTGGAGATGCTGCGGGAAGCGGCTCCCGGCTGCGAGGACGGCAGGGATCTCTACGGGGACGTACCGGACAGCCCCGAGGATCTCTATTTTGAGAGGCCAGACAGCCCCGAGGACGGCGGGGAGCGAGAGCCGAGTCCCGCGGTGCTGAGCTCCAGGCCGCAGCGGgaccctgcagggctgcagggagtgcaggACGCGGCCGGGAGGAACTGGGACACCTACGAGCGTAGCGACCTCGCGCAGGAGCCGCTCCCCTCCCCGGGCATCCCCAAGCCAGACTCTTCTTCCTCTCGcttcttcctgcagcaggagcagagggaggtgggCGGCAGCCCCCCGTTGCTCTGCCCTGCGCGGCTGCCCCCTGGGGAGCCCCCACCAAGCTCCCGTGCCGGCGCTCTGCcccctgctgccccacagcaacTCCCTGAGCTTCCCTCCTACCAGCTGCACTCCTGCCTGCGGCAGGGCACGCTGCCTGCCTACTGCTGCAccacctgccagcagctgcatgCCGGTACCTGCGTGGCCGGGCTGGCTTGCCGCAGCCGGCACCGTGGGCAGGAGCTGCGCTGTGAGCGGCAGCAGCGCCTCTGGCTGCAGCGCACAGAGGTGGACATGCTGCTGGCTGACGGCACCGGCACCCGGCCCTAG
- the VPS9D1 gene encoding VPS9 domain-containing protein 1 isoform X1 codes for MAAAGGGGDGGAGPGRALQTAMRAASGALEMDSAGRTREAYVEYLKSITLISQALQDEAALTEDGEGLGPNTPKMLKLAEQCLERVKSLAATLGKNKAKPSAPGGPAPISRHRRVFSDEGGKLSPFLPPEIFQKLQIAEAQSARKELTPLEEASLQNQKLKAAYEARVARLNPSQALQKTSLTLSLQRQMMENLVIARAREETLQRKMEERRLRLQEAANRRFSSSVALTPEEQEQRELYAAILEYEQDHDWPRQWKARLKRSPSDLSLVTGLFSCLLSFPEHPIAQLLRKLQCAVYTRLYPAISQNNPETTPAAPTGLAFLSLDAGGLLPAEPGGRRLRASRSLHCMFSVPEHGPATLRHSISGATLADGSPDASRAEGDARSPRESSFEDLERFLASPEDWPPGEPMAGPRPAASLQEQLKGIVRDIHNAIDRLLSLTLLAFEELSTAAGKDQCLACIEDAFFPPLWAPLLALYRSVHRPQEEALARSMERHRHASPADLGLSPRLFPTAPGRLAYGAAVEELRLIPLETCPRRKLDCIVRALRSICECAEEYCSARDSRTPTAGTIGADELLPLLSYAVLRSALPQLLSECAALEEFIHEGCLLGEEGYCLTSLQSALAFLRSLP; via the exons ATGGCCGCGGCGGGCggtggtggggatggaggggccgggccgggccgcgcccTGCAGACCGCGATGAGGGCGGCGAGCGGGGCTTTGGAGATGGACAGCGCGGGGAGGACGCGG GAAGCCTACGTGGAGTACCTGAAGAGCATCACCCTCATCTCACAGGCCCTGCAGGATGAGGCAGCGCTGACAG AGGATGGCGAAGGGCTCGGCCCCAACACCCCAAAAATGCTGAAGTTGGCTGAGCAGTGCCTGGAGAGAGTCAAGTCCTTGGCAGCCACGCTGG GGAAAAACAAGGCCAAACCGAGTGCGCCGGGGGGACCCGCACCCATCTCCAGGCACCGCAGGGTTTTCTCTGATGAGGGAGGCAAGCTGTCACCCTTCCTGCCGCCAGAGATCTTCCAGAAGCTGCAGATCGCCGAGGCACAGAGTGCACGCAA ggagctgaCACCACTGGAGGAGGCATCGCTGCAGAACCAGAAGCTGAAGGCTGCTTACGAGGCACGGGTGGCACGGCTCAACCCCAGCCAGGCCCTGCAGAAAACCTCGCTG ACGCTGTCTCTACAGCGGCAGATGATGGAGAACCTGGTGATCGCCAGGGCACGAGAGGAGACT ctgcagaggaaaatgGAGGAGCGGCGGCTGCGGCTGCAGGAGGCGGCCAACAG GAGGTTCTCCAGCAGTGTGGCCCTAACCCCtgaggagcaggagcagagagagctCTATGCTGCCATCCTTGAGTATGAACAGGACCAC GACTGGCCGAGGCAGTGGAAGGCCAGGCTGAAGAGGAGCCCGTCAGACCTGTCCCTGGTGACAGGGCTCTTCTCCTGCCTCCTCAG CTTCCCAGAGCACCCCATTGCCCAGCTCCTGCGCAAGCTGCAGTGTGCGGTGTACACTCGGCTGTACCCAGCCATCAGCCAGAACAACCCCGAGAccacccctgcagcccccaccgGCCTTGCCTTCCTCTCACTGGATGCAGgggggctgctgcctgcagagccaggGGGCCGGCGGCTCCGAGCCTCCCGCAGCCTGCACTGCATGTTCTCAGTGCCTGAGCACGGCCCGGCCACGCTGCGGCACAGCATCTCCGGAGCAACCCTGGCTGATGGCAGCCCTGACGCCTCCAGGGCAGAAGGGGACGCCCGGTCTCCCCGGGAGAGCTCCTTTGAGGACCTGGAACGGTTCCTGGCATCGCCTGAGGACTGGCCCCCGGGGGAGCCCATGGCTGGGCCCAGGCCTGCAGCAtcgctgcaggagcagctgaagggcATCGTGCGGGACATCCACAATGCCATTG ACAGGCTGCTGTCCCTGACCCTGCTGGCCTTTGAGGAGttgagcactgctgctggcaaggACCAGTGCCTGGCCTGCATCGAGGACGCCTTCTTCCCCCCATTGTGGGCCCCGCTGCTGGCCCTCTACAG GAGCGTGCACCGGCCCCAGGAGGAAGCCCTGGCTCGCAGCATGGAGCGGCACCGCCACGCCAGCCCCGCCGACCTGGGGCTGTCCCCTCGGCTCTTCCCCACCGCGCCCGGCCGCCTGGCCTACGGTGCTGCCGTCGAGGAGCTGCGCCTCATCCCCCTGGAGACGTGTCCCCGCAGGAAGCTGGACTGCATCG tgcgAGCCCTGCGCAGCATCTGTGAGTGCGCCGAGGAGTATTGCAGCGCCCGCGACAGCCGCACCCCCACTGCTGGCACCAT CGGGGCGGAtgagctgctgcctctcctgTCCTACGCGGTGCTGCGCAGCGCTCTGCCCCAGCTGCTGTCGGAGTGCGCCGCGCTGGAGGAGTTCATCCACGAGGG GTGCCTGCTGGGCGAGGAGGGCTACTGCCTGACGTCGCTGCAGAGCGCGCTGGCCTTCCTGCGGAGCCTGCCCTGA